The Thunnus thynnus chromosome 2, fThuThy2.1, whole genome shotgun sequence genome includes a region encoding these proteins:
- the LOC137171949 gene encoding ectoderm-neural cortex protein 1-like has translation MKMSFCKHEKRKSRGISAHMNIYLFHKSSYADGVLMHLNVLRQQRLFTDVLLHAGDRSFPCHRAVLAACSRYFEAMFSGGMRESQAREVDFKDSVHPEVLEFLLDYAYSSRVIINEENAESLLEVGDMLEFQDIRDACAEFLEKNLHSSNCLRMLLLSDAHQCTRLHTLSWNMCLRNFPAICKTEDFLQLPKDIAVQLLSHDELETEDERLVYEAVLNWVNCELEKRHCFLPELLGAVRLALLPAAFLMENVSMEELINTQTKSKALVDEAIRCKLKILQNDSVVNSQLAKPRKTSHALFLLGGQTFMCDKLYLIDQKAKEIIPKTDIPSPRKEFSACAVGCKVYITGGRGSENGVSKDVWVYDTSHEKWSKAAPMLIARFGHGSSELKQCLYVVGGHTAVSGCLPASPTVSLKQVEKYDPLTNKWSMVSPLREGVSNAAVVSVKLKLFAFGGTSVTHDKLPEVQCYDPQENQWTVPASCPQPWRYSAAAVLSNHIFVMGGDTEFSACTAYKFSTDSYQWTKVGDVTAKRMSCQAVASGNKLYVVGGYFGTQKCKTLDCYDSTLDAWSSITTVPYSLIPTAFVSTWKHLPA, from the coding sequence atgaaaatgtctttttgcaAACACGAGAAGCGGAAGTCTCGGGGCATCTCTGCCCACATGAACATCTACCTGTTTCACAAATCTTCCTACGCTGACGGTGTCCTCATGCACCTCAACGTCCTCCGGCAGCAGAGGCTATTTACTGACGTCCTCCTCCATGCTGGAGATCGCTCCTTTCCCTGCCACCGAGCTGTCCTTGCTGCTTGTAGTCGCTACTTTGAGGCCATGTTCAGTGGAGGCATGAGAGAAAGCCAAGCCAGGGAGGTGGACTTTAAAGATAGTGTCCATCCGGAGGTGCTTGAATTTCTACTGGACTATGCTTACTCATCCCGTGTGATCATCAATGAGGAGAATGCGGAGTCTTTGTTAGAGGTCGGGGACATGTTGGAGTTCCAGGACATTCGCGATGCCTGTGCAGAGTTTTTAGAGAAAAACCTCCATTCTTCTAACTGTCTTAGGATGCTCCTGCTCTCAGATGCTCATCAGTGCACCAGGCTTCACACGCTCTCCTGGAATATGTGCCTCCGAAATTTTCCTGCCATCTGCAAAACGGAGGACTTTTTGCAATTACCAAAAGACATAGCAGTGCAGTTGCTTTCTCATGACGAGCTGGAGACAGAGGATGAAAGGCTGGTGTATGAAGCTGTGCTGAACTGGGTTAACTGTGAGCTGGAGAAGAGGCATTGCTTCCTGCCAGAGCTGCTGGGTGCAGTTCGTCTGGCCCTTCTACCAGCCGCCTTCCTAATGGAGAACGTCTCCATGGAGGAGTTAATCAACACACAGACCAAAAGTAAAGCACTTGTGGATGAAGCTATACGCTGCAAGTTAAAGATCCTCCAGAACGACAGTGTGGTCAACAGCCAGCTGGCTAAACCCAGAAAGACGAGTCACGCCTTGTTTCTTCTAGGTGGCCAGACTTTCATGTGCGACAAACTCTACCTGATAGACCAGAAGGCGAAGGAGATCATCCCCAAAACTGACATCCCAAGTCCAAGGAAAGAGTTCAGTGCCTGTGCCGTTGGATGTAAGGTGTACATAACAGGTGGAAGAGGGTCAGAGAATGGAGTCTCCAAAGATGTCTGGGTCTATGATACCTCTCATGAGAAGTGGTCCAAGGCAGCACCTATGCTCATCGCCAGATTTGGCCACGGCTCATCCGAGCTCAAGCAATGTCTTTATGTTGTAGGTGGACACACAGCTGTCAGTGGCTGCCTCCCTGCCTCCCCCACTGTGTCACTGAAACAAGTTGAAAAGTACGATCCACTCACCAACAAATGGAGCATGGTGTCTCCTTTGAGGGAAGGGGTTAGCAACGCAGCAGTGGTTAGTGTCAAACTCAAACTCTTTGCATTTGGTGGCACCAGTGTCACTCATGATAAACTGCCTGAAGTGCAGTGCTACGACCCTCAGGAGAACCAGTGGACAGTGCCAGCCTCATGTCCACAACCTTGGCGctacagtgctgctgctgttctcagTAACCACATTTTTGTCATGGGTGGAGACACAGAGTTTTCTGCATGTACAGCCTATAAATTCAGCACTGATAGCTACCAGTGGACTAAAGTGGGGGATGTGACAGCCAAGCGCATGAGCTGCCAGGCTGTAGCCTCTGGGAACAAACTGTATGTTGTGGGAGGCTACTTTGGCACTCAGAAGTGTAAGACTCTGGACTGCTATGACTCAACATTGGATGCATGGAGCAGCATCACCACTGTGCCTTACTCTCTCATCCCCACAGCCTTCGTCAGCACCTGGAAACATCTTCCTGCCTGA